Genomic window (Leptotrichia sp. oral taxon 212):
AATTGTCTTAAAAGAAAATCCTTCATTAAAAGATGCTGTCGATAAAATGATAAACGAGGACAAAATAAACCGTACAGCAGAAGACAAGGAAAAAGAAGGAATGTTTACAGGACTTTATGTTATAAACCCTGTAAATAATGAAAAAGTACCTTTATGGATAGGAAACTATGTATTAATGGATTACGGAACAGGGGCAGTTATGGCGGTTCCTGCACATGATGAAAGAGACTTTTTCTTTGCAAAGAAATATAACCTTCCTGTAAGAATAGTCATAAATCCTGTTGATAAGGACGGAAATCCTGAAAAAATAGTTGTCGAAGAAATGGAAGGGGCATATACTTTAAATGGAATTCTGGTTAATTCAGATGAATTTGACGGAATGAAAAATACAGAAGCAAAGGTAAAAATAACTGAAAAACTTGAAAAAGAAGGAAAAGGAAAGAAAACTGTAAATTACAGACTTCACGACTGGCTAATAAGCAGACAGAGATACTGGGGAACTCCTATTCCTGTAATTTATGATGAAGATGGAAATATTTACTTGGAAGAAAAGGAAAATTTACCTGTAAAATTGCCAACTGATATTGAATTTAGCGGGAAAGGGAATCCGCTTGAAACTTCTGAGGAATTTAAAAATGTGATTCTGCCAAACGGTAAAAAAGGTAGAAGAGAGACTGATACAATGGATACTTTCGTTGATTCTTCATGGTACTATCTGAGATATCTGGATTCACATAATACTGAAAAACCTTTTGAAAAGGAAAATGCAGACAGCTGGACTCCTGTAGATCAATATATTGGTGGAATAGAACATGCGGTAATGCACCTTCTTTATGCGAGATTCTTCCATAAAGCATTGAGAGATATGGGTCTTGTTGCAACAAATGAGCCGTTTAAGAGACTGCTTACACAGGGAATGGTTTTAGGGCCTTCATATTATTCACAGAATGAAAGAAAGTTCTATTTTCCTAAAGACGTTGAAATAAAAGATACAAAAGCATTCTCTAAATCAACAGGAGAAGAACTTACTGTAAAAATTGAAAAAATGAGTAAGTCTAAAAATAATGGAGTAGATCCTGAGGAAATTGTAAAAGAATATGGAGCAGATCCAGCAAGAGTCTTTACATTATTTGCTGCACCGCCTGAAAAGGAACTTGAGTGGAATGTGAACGGCCTGGCAGGAGCTTACAGATTTATAAACAGACTATTCCTGATTATATCAGATTCATTTGAATTTACTGATAAGAATGCCGGAAAAGAAAATAATTATGGAATTGATTTAAGTAAAAGAAGTGAGAAAGATGAAGAAATACAGAAAAAATTACATCAGACAGTTAAGAAAGTTACTGAAAGCATAGAGGATGACTTCCACTTTAATACTGCAATTGCAGCTGTTATGGAACTTCTGAATGACATGACTACTTACAAGCAGGAAGTAATTGATAAAAATGATGTTTCTACAGAATCAAAAAAAATATGGAAGGAAGTACTGGACAAGGTTATACTTCTAATTGCACCTTTCGCTCCTCACATTGCTGATGAACTGTGGGAAATTATAGGAAATACAACGTTTACTTTTGAGGAGAAATGGCCTACATTTGAGGAAGAACTGACAAAGGAACATAAAATGAACCTTGTTGTTCAGATAAATGGAAAAATCCGTGAGACAATACCGGCAAAAATTGGACTTACGAAAGAAGAATATGAAAAATTGGCTTTTGATTCGGAAAAGATAAAGAAAGCTGTAGAAGGAAAAGAAATTGTAAAAGTAATTGTTGTGCCAAATAAACTGGTAAATATTGTGGTAAAAGGATAAAACAGATTTTTAAATAAAAGAAAGATTTTTGAAAAAACTGATTTAGAGGTGATTAAAATGCCTAAAATAGCAGTAACAGGAGTAACGGGAAATTTAGGTGGAATGGTTGCAAGATTATGTAAGAAAAATAAAATTGAAGTAAGAAATTTGGCTAGAAATGTTGAAAAAGCAGAAAAACTCGGTTTTCCTAATGTTTTCAAGTCAAGTTATGATAAATCTGCGGATACCTTGAAATCATTAGAGGGAATAGAAGTACTTTTTATGGTTTCCGGCTCTGAAAATCCTAATCGTGTTCAGCAGCATAAAGATTTTATTGATGCGGCTAAAATAGCAGGAGTTTCCCATATTATTTATCTTTCTTTTTACAATGCTTCAAAAAATTCTATATTTACATTGGGAAGAGACCACTATGCAACTGAAGAGTATATAAAAGAAAATGGATTTAAATATACATTTTTAAGAGATAATTTTTATGCAGATTTCTTTGTAGATTTGTGCAGGAAATACGGTGAAATAAAAGGTCCTGCAGGAAAAGGAAAAGTTTCTGCCGTAGTACGTTCAGATGTTTCAGAAGTGGCAGCTAAAATTTTGGAAAATCCAGGAAAATGGGAAAATCAAACTTTAAATATGACAGGACCTGAAGAATTATCAATGGATGAAATTGTAAAAGCTGTAAGTAAATATTTTGGAAAAGAAATTAAATATATTGAAGAAACAGTAGAGGAAGCTTATGAATCACGTAAAATCTGGAAAGCAGAGCAATGGGAATATGATTCGTGGGTCTCAACTTATACAGCGATTTCAGAAAATGAACAGTCAGGTATTTCCAATGATATTGAAAAGGTTCTGGGACGAAAAGCTACTTCATTAGTGGAGTATTTGAAAAAGATAGTTTAATTAAATGTTTTTATAGCATCTATATTTATTAAATGAAAAAAATAAAGTTAAATTTATAATAAGGGGGCAAAAGACCCCCTTATTAAATATAGTATATGAAATTTATAAAAGTCATGACATACAATTAAAATCTGGAGTACACATTAAAGAGTGTATATGACAAACTCCTGAAGTTCATTTTCACGAATTGTATCTAAATATTTTTTAAATTGAATTTTTCCCAAAGATTCAGTTATTTTAAATTCAGATAATAGATATACGTGCAATTCAAATTTTGTCTGTGTTCCGCATATCCATATAGTCCCTTTTGATAAATCTGTAAATGCATATCCTACATTACTATTTTTGTGCCATTTAAAAGTTTTATTTTTTGGAACTGGAATTTTTGACATTCTTCTGATAAGTTCCTTTTCAATTACAGTATCGCAAGCACTTGTAGCGAAAATGAGAAAAAACGAAATTATAGTATAAACAGCAATCATAAAAGTCCCTTCTTTCAAAAGAAGCGGTTTTAAAATAAAAACTAGAAAAATAAGGTATCTGGCAAAATAAGCTAAATTTATATATTTATAATTTTTTAAAATCATTTTCTTTCTCCTCGTTTCATTAAATAATATTCTAACTGCTCTTTCAAAAATTCGTTTATTTCATTAATTTTTTGAGCTTGTTCAGTAGTGTTGCCTGTATTTTTATCAGGATGCACTTCTTTCATTTTCTTTCTATACGCCTTTTTTATAATTCCATCATTTATTTCTCCATTTTTATCAATTCCAAAAATAGAAAGATATTCTTCAAATTTTTGAATAATTCCTCCATCATTTGTATATTGATAATTGAAATGTGAATTATTATTCTGCTTTTCATATTTCTGTCTTGATTCTTCTTGTTCTGAATATCTTTGTCTTGAGTATTCCTGATACTGCTGTTTTCGGTATTGCTCTTCCCAGAAACGCTGTTCTTCATATTTCTGTCTCTGATATTCTTCCTGCGCTTTTTTCCTTCTTTCAAATTCCTGATATTTTACATTTTCATACCATTGTTCATATTCTTCATAGATTTTTTTGTTCTCTTTTCTTTCATTTAAAATAGTTCCCATAATAAGATTTAAAATTGTTGGAATAAACTGAGCAATTAGAAAAATACCGAAAGTTGCTAGCACTAAAATAAGTGTATATATAACTCCATCCCATTTTCCGGAAAAAATAACTAAAAGAAAGGCTCCTAACGCATAAATTGGCAATGCAATATAAAATCCTATAGCCATTATCATTAACCATATTGAATTAAAAATTTCAACAATCTCATTTAATAAAAATTGAATTATTCTTATTAATGTTTTCACTATTTATCTCCTTTTTAAATTTCTATATTTTATAAATTTGTTGTACTTCATCATATTATTTCTCTACAAAATTGATAGCTAATAAAAAAATCGATGAATTAGTACTATTTTACTTAATTGGAT
Coding sequences:
- the leuS gene encoding leucine--tRNA ligase, translating into MVKEYKPEQIEKKWQEKWQEKNVFKSENKVEGKQNYYTLEMFAYPSGKLHVGHLRNYAIGDAIARYKKMKGFNVLHPFGWDSFGLPAENAAIDNGAHPGQWTKANIDNMRRQLKLMGLSYDWDREISTYTPEYYKWNQLFFIEMYKKGLVYKKRSYVNWCPDCNTVLANEQVEDGKCWRHSKTDVIQKELSQWYLKITDYAEELLQGHEELKGHWPDKVLAMQKNWIGKSIGSEINFVLDYKFDGNSRDKESNLNIGNDGEVIIPVFTTRADTLFGVTYAVIAPEHPLVEEIVLKENPSLKDAVDKMINEDKINRTAEDKEKEGMFTGLYVINPVNNEKVPLWIGNYVLMDYGTGAVMAVPAHDERDFFFAKKYNLPVRIVINPVDKDGNPEKIVVEEMEGAYTLNGILVNSDEFDGMKNTEAKVKITEKLEKEGKGKKTVNYRLHDWLISRQRYWGTPIPVIYDEDGNIYLEEKENLPVKLPTDIEFSGKGNPLETSEEFKNVILPNGKKGRRETDTMDTFVDSSWYYLRYLDSHNTEKPFEKENADSWTPVDQYIGGIEHAVMHLLYARFFHKALRDMGLVATNEPFKRLLTQGMVLGPSYYSQNERKFYFPKDVEIKDTKAFSKSTGEELTVKIEKMSKSKNNGVDPEEIVKEYGADPARVFTLFAAPPEKELEWNVNGLAGAYRFINRLFLIISDSFEFTDKNAGKENNYGIDLSKRSEKDEEIQKKLHQTVKKVTESIEDDFHFNTAIAAVMELLNDMTTYKQEVIDKNDVSTESKKIWKEVLDKVILLIAPFAPHIADELWEIIGNTTFTFEEKWPTFEEELTKEHKMNLVVQINGKIRETIPAKIGLTKEEYEKLAFDSEKIKKAVEGKEIVKVIVVPNKLVNIVVKG
- a CDS encoding SDR family oxidoreductase — encoded protein: MPKIAVTGVTGNLGGMVARLCKKNKIEVRNLARNVEKAEKLGFPNVFKSSYDKSADTLKSLEGIEVLFMVSGSENPNRVQQHKDFIDAAKIAGVSHIIYLSFYNASKNSIFTLGRDHYATEEYIKENGFKYTFLRDNFYADFFVDLCRKYGEIKGPAGKGKVSAVVRSDVSEVAAKILENPGKWENQTLNMTGPEELSMDEIVKAVSKYFGKEIKYIEETVEEAYESRKIWKAEQWEYDSWVSTYTAISENEQSGISNDIEKVLGRKATSLVEYLKKIV
- a CDS encoding J domain-containing protein, which gives rise to MKTLIRIIQFLLNEIVEIFNSIWLMIMAIGFYIALPIYALGAFLLVIFSGKWDGVIYTLILVLATFGIFLIAQFIPTILNLIMGTILNERKENKKIYEEYEQWYENVKYQEFERRKKAQEEYQRQKYEEQRFWEEQYRKQQYQEYSRQRYSEQEESRQKYEKQNNNSHFNYQYTNDGGIIQKFEEYLSIFGIDKNGEINDGIIKKAYRKKMKEVHPDKNTGNTTEQAQKINEINEFLKEQLEYYLMKRGERK